One region of Syntrophobacter fumaroxidans MPOB genomic DNA includes:
- a CDS encoding ABC transporter ATP-binding protein, producing the protein MIEAEGLTKFYGSLPAIRDVSFQVEKGEVVGFLGPNGAGKSTTIRILTCYMPPTTGAARVNGLDCFEKSLEVRRVVGYLPESVPLYGEMTVTRFLRFAAAAKKVEARAIKKEIDRVVDVCALEKVSNRIIGHLSKGYRQRVGLAQALLNNPPVLVLDEPTIGLDPGQIIEIRKLIQELGGEHTILLSSHILPEVAQICQRVMIINKGQIIATDSPSNLTSRLQKTARLVIEVNGPAEPLIQALGELKGVQKVTPGQENGARMTIETDPGADLRAEIARLVIGKGLDLLELRAVDLSLEDIFVQLVTEEPSQEEPQS; encoded by the coding sequence ATGATTGAAGCGGAGGGTTTGACGAAGTTCTATGGCTCTTTGCCGGCCATAAGAGACGTGAGCTTCCAGGTTGAAAAGGGGGAAGTGGTGGGGTTCCTCGGTCCCAACGGGGCGGGAAAATCCACCACTATTCGCATCCTGACGTGCTACATGCCTCCCACGACGGGAGCGGCACGGGTGAACGGCCTCGACTGCTTTGAGAAATCCCTGGAAGTGCGCCGTGTCGTCGGATATCTGCCGGAAAGCGTGCCGCTCTATGGAGAAATGACGGTGACGCGGTTCCTTCGTTTCGCGGCGGCCGCCAAAAAGGTCGAAGCCCGCGCGATCAAGAAGGAGATCGACCGGGTGGTCGACGTTTGCGCCCTGGAGAAAGTCTCCAACCGCATCATCGGTCATCTGTCCAAGGGCTATCGCCAGAGGGTGGGATTGGCGCAGGCGCTGCTCAACAATCCGCCCGTACTGGTTCTGGATGAACCCACGATCGGCCTGGATCCCGGCCAGATCATCGAAATCAGGAAGCTCATCCAGGAATTGGGCGGGGAGCACACCATCCTGTTGAGCAGCCACATACTGCCGGAAGTGGCGCAAATCTGCCAGCGGGTGATGATCATCAATAAGGGGCAGATCATCGCGACGGACAGTCCGTCCAATCTGACCAGCCGGCTCCAGAAAACGGCGCGCCTCGTCATCGAGGTGAATGGTCCGGCCGAGCCGCTCATCCAGGCCCTCGGGGAGCTCAAGGGCGTCCAGAAAGTGACTCCCGGCCAGGAAAACGGGGCACGCATGACCATTGAAACGGATCCCGGCGCCGACCTTCGGGCCGAGATCGCTCGCCTCGTCATCGGGAAGGGTCTTGACCTGCTCGAGCTCCGGGCCGTGGA
- the dnaJ gene encoding molecular chaperone DnaJ: MGKRDYYEILGVTRQASEEEIKKAYRKLALKYHPDRNPGDKDSEELFKEAAEAYEVLHDAQKKRIYDTYGHEGLRGTGFSGFRGFEDIFSSFGDVFQEFFNFGFGAGGQSRTAARPGDDLLYDLSLTFEEAVFGTEKEIRLQTLTTCEECNGSGAEPGTRETVCPVCQGSGQVVQSQGFFRISATCTRCQGMGKVLVSPCKTCNGQGRTRQSKTVQVRVPAGVDTGTRLRLRGEGESGYRGGVAGDLYVRLHVNPHEFFERDGDNLYCKVSVSFAQAILGDQIEIPTLDGGRELKIQPGTQPGAVIRFSGEGVPRLRGYGRGDLFIEVEVKIPTRITPRQEEIVTEFMQIEKEKSGEKVRKWPWSKRKDREKKSMAESTREART; this comes from the coding sequence ATGGGCAAAAGAGACTATTATGAAATCTTGGGCGTCACTCGACAGGCGAGCGAGGAAGAAATAAAGAAGGCCTACCGCAAGCTGGCTCTCAAGTATCATCCCGATCGAAACCCGGGCGACAAGGACTCGGAGGAGCTTTTCAAGGAAGCCGCCGAAGCCTATGAAGTGCTTCACGATGCCCAGAAGAAGCGAATCTACGACACCTACGGTCATGAGGGTCTCCGGGGCACAGGGTTCAGTGGCTTCAGAGGCTTCGAGGATATCTTCAGCTCGTTTGGCGACGTGTTCCAGGAATTCTTCAACTTCGGTTTCGGGGCAGGCGGCCAGTCAAGGACGGCGGCCAGACCCGGGGACGACCTGCTCTACGATCTCAGCCTGACCTTCGAGGAGGCGGTGTTTGGGACCGAAAAAGAGATCCGGCTGCAGACCCTGACGACTTGTGAGGAATGCAACGGGAGCGGCGCCGAGCCGGGCACCCGGGAAACGGTCTGTCCCGTCTGCCAGGGGAGCGGGCAAGTCGTCCAGTCCCAGGGGTTCTTCCGCATCAGCGCCACCTGTACGCGATGTCAGGGGATGGGAAAAGTGCTCGTCTCCCCCTGCAAGACCTGCAACGGGCAGGGGCGTACGCGTCAGAGCAAGACGGTTCAGGTGAGAGTCCCGGCCGGAGTGGATACGGGCACGAGGCTGCGCCTTCGCGGGGAGGGAGAAAGCGGCTACAGGGGAGGGGTTGCGGGGGACCTTTACGTCCGTCTGCACGTGAATCCCCACGAGTTCTTCGAAAGGGATGGCGACAACCTCTATTGCAAGGTGTCGGTGTCTTTCGCCCAGGCCATCCTGGGAGATCAGATAGAAATCCCGACCCTCGACGGTGGAAGAGAGCTCAAAATCCAGCCCGGAACCCAGCCCGGGGCGGTCATCCGCTTTTCCGGCGAGGGAGTGCCGCGTTTGCGTGGCTATGGCCGCGGCGATCTGTTCATCGAGGTGGAGGTGAAGATTCCCACCCGGATTACACCCCGGCAGGAAGAGATCGTCACCGAGTTCATGCAGATCGAAAAGGAGAAGAGCGGCGAGAAAGTCAGGAAATGGCCGTGGAGCAAGCGAAAGGATCGCGAAAAGAAATCCATGGCTGAATCCACCCGCGAGGCGCGCACCTGA
- a CDS encoding cob(I)yrinic acid a,c-diamide adenosyltransferase encodes MDVFTFSKKGDQGQTSLLTGGRVSKASLRPEVYGTLDEASSALGLAKVFTRDATIQEMIRTVQEDLVVLGAELSCEGAAEKQYRIGTERTARLEEWIERLQREVPLPRQFILPGGNPASAAIDLGRTIIRRAERRAVALRESGELDSPDVHSYLNRLADFLFTLARYAEQKA; translated from the coding sequence GTGGATGTATTTACCTTTTCAAAAAAGGGAGACCAGGGACAGACCAGTCTGCTCACAGGGGGGCGGGTTTCGAAGGCGAGCCTGCGTCCCGAGGTCTACGGTACCCTGGATGAAGCCAGTTCCGCCCTGGGGCTGGCCAAGGTGTTCACCCGGGACGCGACGATTCAGGAGATGATTCGGACCGTTCAGGAAGACCTCGTGGTCCTGGGGGCCGAGCTGTCCTGCGAGGGGGCTGCGGAGAAACAGTACCGCATCGGGACGGAACGAACGGCGAGACTGGAGGAGTGGATCGAACGACTGCAGCGGGAAGTTCCTTTGCCGAGGCAGTTCATTCTGCCGGGAGGAAACCCTGCGAGCGCCGCGATCGATCTGGGCCGGACCATTATCCGCCGCGCGGAACGTCGCGCGGTTGCTCTGCGGGAGTCGGGTGAATTGGACAGCCCCGACGTGCATTCCTATTTGAACCGGCTGGCGGATTTTCTTTTCACCCTTGCGAGGTACGCGGAACAGAAGGCCTGA
- a CDS encoding zinc-ribbon domain-containing protein produces the protein MKVNCPGCHAAFTVPDEKIPDVKGVRILCPKCKVPIDLGQRIESSIHAVQGELSALGVDGEVADLQEDVMALDVVEEGVKTALLCSTDQIRAEKIRQTLDELSFFVVQAGRADYALRKLNNNHYDLIVLEERFGSGKPGENLVLHHLQLSPMHLRRQFFLLLFSDTLPTLDGMLAYRIGVNMIMNYKDIEKTKVLLVRAMKDHKMSYGLYMDELTRRGQR, from the coding sequence GTGAAAGTCAATTGTCCAGGATGCCATGCGGCGTTTACCGTTCCCGACGAAAAGATTCCCGATGTCAAAGGCGTGAGGATTCTGTGTCCCAAGTGCAAGGTGCCGATTGACCTTGGGCAGAGAATCGAGAGCAGCATTCACGCGGTGCAGGGGGAGTTGTCCGCGCTCGGGGTGGATGGGGAAGTTGCGGACCTGCAGGAAGACGTAATGGCCCTCGACGTGGTGGAAGAGGGCGTGAAGACCGCACTGCTGTGCTCGACGGACCAGATCAGGGCCGAGAAGATCAGGCAGACCCTCGATGAGCTCTCCTTCTTTGTCGTGCAGGCGGGGCGGGCGGACTATGCCCTGAGAAAGCTGAACAACAACCACTACGATTTGATCGTCCTCGAGGAACGTTTCGGCAGCGGAAAACCGGGCGAAAACCTCGTTTTGCACCATCTGCAGCTGTCTCCCATGCATCTGCGGCGGCAGTTTTTTCTCCTGCTCTTCAGCGACACCCTCCCCACGCTCGACGGGATGCTGGCCTACCGGATCGGTGTGAACATGATCATGAATTACAAGGACATCGAGAAGACGAAGGTTCTTCTTGTGAGGGCGATGAAAGATCACAAGATGTCCTACGGCCTTTACATGGATGAGCTGACCAGGCGTGGACAGCGCTGA
- a CDS encoding aldo/keto reductase, translating to MEKVRYGTTDLDVSVVVLGTWVTGGWAWGGSDERDSVTAILRALELGINFIDTAPVYGFGKSEQIIGKALKEWGNRGDVVLATKCGLEWDEKESIRRNSSPERIFYEIDQSLKRLGVDRIDLYQIHWPDPSVPFEKSMEAFIKLKEQGKIRAIGLSNFNVEQLRGCLDAGPVQSLQPPFNLFEREAEKELLPFCLENGVGTLVYGGLCRGLLSGKFTGDEQFPRGDLRRADPKFKPDRFKQYVKAVDEFRKIAARYHRTPAQFALRWALQQPGVTAVIAGARTAAQVEDNAGVSGWRIEPNDLQTINDILARRIKTPVGPEFMMPRQ from the coding sequence ATGGAGAAGGTCCGCTATGGAACAACCGATCTCGACGTTTCAGTCGTGGTTCTGGGCACCTGGGTAACGGGAGGATGGGCGTGGGGCGGGAGTGACGAACGGGATTCGGTCACGGCCATCCTTCGTGCCCTCGAGTTGGGAATCAACTTCATCGACACGGCGCCCGTCTACGGATTCGGCAAGTCCGAGCAGATCATCGGGAAGGCCCTCAAGGAGTGGGGTAATCGGGGGGACGTGGTTCTCGCCACCAAGTGCGGGCTCGAATGGGACGAGAAAGAGAGCATTCGGCGCAATTCGAGCCCCGAAAGGATTTTCTACGAGATCGACCAGAGCCTCAAGCGGCTGGGCGTGGACCGCATCGACTTGTACCAGATTCACTGGCCGGACCCGAGCGTCCCTTTTGAAAAGTCCATGGAAGCCTTTATAAAGCTCAAGGAACAGGGCAAAATCCGCGCCATCGGCTTGAGCAACTTCAACGTCGAACAACTCCGGGGCTGCCTCGACGCCGGGCCCGTCCAGAGCCTGCAACCCCCTTTCAACCTGTTCGAACGCGAGGCCGAAAAGGAGCTTCTCCCCTTCTGCCTGGAAAACGGCGTCGGTACGCTGGTCTACGGAGGTCTTTGCCGGGGGCTTCTGAGTGGAAAGTTCACCGGTGACGAACAATTCCCTCGCGGAGACCTCCGCCGGGCAGATCCGAAATTCAAGCCGGACCGTTTCAAACAGTACGTGAAAGCGGTTGACGAATTCCGAAAGATCGCCGCCCGGTATCACCGAACGCCGGCGCAGTTCGCGTTGCGCTGGGCGCTGCAGCAGCCCGGCGTGACCGCGGTGATTGCCGGAGCGAGAACGGCCGCGCAAGTGGAGGACAATGCGGGGGTTTCCGGATGGAGAATCGAACCGAACGACCTGCAAACGATCAATGACATCCTCGCCAGGCGCATCAAAACGCCGGTGGGGCCCGAGTTTATGATGCCTCGGCAATAG
- a CDS encoding DVU0772 family protein, translating to MWSLDELREHRDVLDRIDWEMTPEKAVETYLEWGTGWSRKDDFVRYAGQESYYFVIYNWEEPPQVTLLRRDTAGVEEIAKFQAPPDLVKKSVDEGGRKPGVGVYAPNEELREWLEKSLAC from the coding sequence ATGTGGAGCCTTGACGAACTTCGAGAACACCGGGACGTCCTCGACCGGATCGACTGGGAAATGACTCCGGAAAAGGCCGTTGAGACCTACCTCGAATGGGGAACGGGCTGGTCGAGAAAAGATGATTTCGTTCGCTACGCCGGCCAGGAATCCTATTATTTCGTTATCTACAACTGGGAGGAACCGCCGCAGGTGACTCTCCTTCGCAGAGACACCGCAGGCGTGGAGGAGATCGCCAAGTTCCAGGCGCCCCCCGATCTCGTGAAGAAGTCCGTTGATGAGGGCGGAAGAAAACCGGGAGTCGGTGTATACGCCCCCAACGAAGAGCTCAGGGAATGGCTGGAAAAAAGCCTCGCCTGTTGA
- a CDS encoding THUMP domain-containing class I SAM-dependent RNA methyltransferase → MTETYTTEYLESKRYQRHIKRHVLAPVHRFAAVTPPELAALCRQEAEMAGFDVTGLSDAGVEFTGNFGACYEANLWLRTASRILCRLPAFRAGVREELFGKVSGIPWELWLNRSVPVRVETHVEHSRINHEGMVLETVLDGLRRRFREKGIVPPPEWDRSRGQPGSESDENSRKQRILVRLVRNHCELSLDTTGDHLHRRGYRMRHAGAPIRETLAAAILMKAGWNGNTPLVDGMCGAGTAAVEAALLARRMPPGLGRSFLFQSWPSYREKTWEFLLRKAREKMSAHPAAPIVALDRDPRALAVARENARKAHTEKEIIWREEDFFDFQPARMGLSEGLLILDPPYGKRLPGPDRGFHERLGAHLRRLYTGWRIAVLCPERGIAVTGIRAVRYWRIVHGGTSIYVAMARVE, encoded by the coding sequence ATGACGGAAACTTACACAACCGAGTACCTTGAGAGCAAACGTTACCAACGGCACATCAAACGGCACGTCCTGGCCCCGGTGCATCGTTTTGCCGCCGTGACTCCGCCGGAGCTTGCGGCCTTGTGCCGGCAGGAAGCCGAAATGGCGGGATTCGACGTCACCGGGCTCAGTGATGCGGGAGTCGAATTCACCGGGAACTTCGGCGCATGCTATGAGGCCAATTTGTGGCTGCGGACCGCAAGCCGCATCCTCTGCCGGCTTCCGGCATTCCGGGCGGGCGTCAGGGAGGAGCTGTTCGGAAAGGTGTCCGGCATCCCGTGGGAATTGTGGCTGAACCGGAGCGTTCCGGTTCGCGTGGAAACACACGTTGAACATTCGCGAATCAATCATGAAGGGATGGTGCTCGAAACGGTTCTTGACGGGCTTCGAAGGCGTTTCAGGGAAAAGGGGATCGTTCCGCCACCGGAATGGGACCGTTCCCGGGGGCAGCCGGGGAGCGAATCCGATGAGAATTCACGGAAACAACGCATCCTGGTCCGTCTTGTCAGGAACCACTGTGAGCTCTCGCTGGACACCACCGGGGATCATCTGCACCGGCGGGGTTACAGGATGCGCCATGCTGGGGCTCCAATCCGGGAAACTCTCGCTGCGGCGATTCTAATGAAGGCGGGTTGGAATGGAAACACGCCGCTGGTCGACGGTATGTGCGGGGCGGGAACAGCAGCCGTGGAGGCGGCCCTGCTGGCGCGCCGGATGCCCCCCGGACTGGGGCGGTCGTTTTTGTTTCAGTCCTGGCCGTCCTACCGGGAGAAGACTTGGGAATTCCTTCTGCGCAAAGCCCGGGAGAAGATGTCCGCCCATCCCGCGGCTCCGATCGTTGCCCTTGACCGAGACCCTCGAGCCCTGGCGGTTGCGCGTGAGAATGCCCGGAAAGCCCATACCGAAAAGGAGATCATCTGGCGGGAAGAGGATTTCTTTGATTTTCAACCCGCTCGAATGGGGCTGTCCGAAGGATTGCTCATTTTGGACCCTCCCTACGGCAAGCGGCTGCCTGGGCCGGACCGTGGGTTCCACGAACGGCTTGGCGCTCATTTGAGGCGCTTGTACACGGGATGGCGGATCGCGGTGCTTTGCCCCGAACGCGGGATCGCCGTCACGGGGATCCGGGCCGTGCGATATTGGAGGATTGTCCACGGCGGGACGTCGATCTACGTTGCCATGGCCAGGGTGGAATGA
- a CDS encoding polysaccharide deacetylase family protein: MTEQSMHLNGWGIPGDYRPRQFASLWQDAPRDWREQLGATLDRSSGNSQLSVFFRADDIGAGGRAFEALCGLFRHHEVPLAMAVVPAWLSDIRRKQLFRSAPLDEPFWAWHQHGWRHVNWQRSGKKSEFGEQRPIEKQMKDISQGNQKMEDLFGKHLLKVFTPPWNRLSASTLKILQELGFSGVSLAGPFPRGVKPSVLLPNLRIQIDLHTRKAKDGAADFQGLMDEFATLSVKKEPVGIMIHHHRMTRFAFEFLDELLRLLKHHTGTRLLSFREILERNDAE, translated from the coding sequence GTGACAGAACAGAGCATGCACCTGAACGGTTGGGGCATCCCCGGGGATTACAGGCCGAGGCAATTCGCCTCCCTGTGGCAGGATGCGCCCCGGGATTGGAGAGAGCAGCTCGGCGCAACGTTGGACCGCAGTTCCGGCAACAGCCAGTTGTCCGTTTTCTTCCGCGCCGACGACATCGGAGCGGGCGGTCGCGCATTCGAAGCGCTCTGCGGATTGTTTCGGCATCATGAGGTACCCCTTGCAATGGCCGTGGTGCCTGCCTGGCTGAGTGATATCCGCAGAAAGCAACTGTTCCGGTCCGCGCCTCTGGATGAGCCCTTCTGGGCCTGGCATCAACACGGGTGGCGGCACGTCAACTGGCAGCGGAGCGGCAAGAAATCCGAATTCGGGGAACAGCGGCCGATCGAAAAACAGATGAAAGATATATCCCAGGGGAACCAGAAGATGGAAGATCTTTTCGGGAAACATCTCCTCAAGGTGTTCACGCCCCCCTGGAACAGGTTGTCCGCCTCTACGCTGAAGATCCTGCAGGAACTGGGCTTCAGCGGCGTTTCCCTGGCCGGCCCCTTTCCGAGAGGCGTCAAGCCTTCCGTCCTCCTGCCGAACCTGAGGATTCAGATCGACTTGCACACGAGAAAGGCCAAGGATGGTGCTGCGGACTTTCAAGGGTTGATGGATGAGTTTGCGACTCTGTCCGTGAAAAAAGAACCCGTCGGCATCATGATCCATCATCACCGCATGACCCGATTCGCCTTCGAATTCCTCGACGAATTGCTCCGCCTGCTCAAGCATCACACCGGCACGCGTCTGCTGAGTTTCAGGGAGATCCTGGAAAGGAACGATGCGGAGTAG
- a CDS encoding radical SAM protein, with product MRSRPTLVYADAEGHIFDWPGMEMAGRSGHEFRRIQAGDWIPLPPGSELFLLPQRLPVGHDPHTKRFEILSRDPRRPSRRVQAVAAFMAPAHTAVYSAAYHAERDAPLLPLFAYTAVGWHKDGFVAAGIRVDQDERQDLKNFDRARIERNARRRMGRERDNRLIQHLGKCALTYGCPAARNLFMERWEAPLPTSPVCNARCLGCISLQDRKDLRATQDRITFVPTPEEICGVAVPHLEQAPRPVVSFGQGCEGEPLLQADTLAEAIRMMRAATPRGTINLNTNGSLPHMIPELCAAGLDSIRISLNSARPAYYHAYFNPQGYRFDDVRQSILAAKSAGRFVSINYFILPGFSDQPDELDALCRLIEETRIDLIQMRNLNIDPEWYLSRIGAPAGGRAIGIRQLMQRLGQRFPRLRFGYFNPSLDPTSNVGGNILRARPSRTPE from the coding sequence ATGCGGAGTAGGCCCACACTGGTCTACGCGGATGCGGAAGGCCATATTTTTGACTGGCCCGGCATGGAAATGGCGGGACGAAGCGGTCACGAGTTCCGGCGTATCCAGGCGGGCGACTGGATTCCCCTTCCCCCGGGCAGCGAGTTGTTTCTCCTCCCCCAACGGCTGCCGGTGGGACACGACCCCCACACCAAACGCTTTGAAATCCTCTCCCGCGATCCTCGTCGCCCTTCCCGGCGGGTGCAGGCCGTTGCGGCATTCATGGCCCCCGCTCACACCGCCGTATACTCCGCCGCCTATCATGCCGAGCGGGATGCTCCGCTGTTGCCGCTTTTCGCCTACACCGCGGTCGGGTGGCACAAGGACGGCTTCGTCGCGGCAGGCATTCGCGTCGACCAGGACGAACGCCAGGATTTGAAAAATTTCGATCGCGCGCGCATCGAGCGGAACGCCAGGCGGCGCATGGGCCGTGAGCGCGACAACCGTCTCATCCAGCACCTGGGAAAATGCGCCCTGACCTACGGTTGTCCCGCCGCCAGGAACCTGTTCATGGAGCGATGGGAAGCGCCTCTGCCCACCTCCCCCGTCTGCAATGCCCGATGCCTCGGCTGTATCAGCCTGCAGGACCGAAAGGACCTGCGCGCCACCCAGGACCGCATCACCTTCGTGCCGACGCCCGAGGAAATCTGCGGCGTCGCGGTGCCCCATCTGGAGCAGGCACCGCGACCCGTCGTCAGCTTCGGCCAAGGTTGCGAGGGAGAACCGCTGCTTCAGGCCGACACGCTCGCCGAGGCCATCCGGATGATGAGAGCGGCCACGCCCCGAGGGACCATAAACCTCAACACCAACGGCAGCCTGCCGCACATGATCCCGGAGCTGTGCGCGGCAGGCCTGGACAGCATCCGGATCAGCTTGAACAGCGCCCGACCCGCCTACTACCACGCTTACTTCAATCCTCAAGGGTATCGCTTCGACGACGTCAGGCAATCCATCCTGGCTGCAAAATCCGCGGGGCGATTCGTCTCGATCAACTACTTCATTCTTCCCGGTTTCAGCGACCAGCCCGATGAACTGGACGCGCTGTGCCGATTGATCGAAGAAACCCGGATCGACCTCATCCAGATGCGCAACCTGAACATCGACCCCGAGTGGTACCTGAGTCGTATCGGAGCGCCGGCCGGAGGTCGCGCAATCGGAATCCGGCAGCTGATGCAGCGCCTCGGACAACGTTTTCCACGCCTGCGGTTCGGATATTTCAATCCCAGCCTCGATCCAACATCAAACGTCGGCGGGAACATCCTCCGGGCCAGGCCCTCCCGCACTCCTGAATGA
- a CDS encoding superoxide dismutase produces the protein MSLTLPDLPYAKNALEPHISARTLEFHHGKHHKAYVDMGNKLTAGTEFENADPEAVLKKIVGDASKAGMFNNVAQAWNHAFYWKCMKPNGGGAPTGAVAQKINADFGSFEKFAEEFKNAGMTQFGSGWAWLVLKNGKLEVTKTPNADTPVAHGVKPLLVVDVWEHAYYLDYQNLRANYLATFVEKLINWDFVNSNLG, from the coding sequence ATGTCACTCACGCTACCCGATCTGCCCTACGCCAAGAATGCGCTCGAACCTCATATCAGCGCCCGCACTCTGGAATTCCATCACGGCAAGCATCACAAAGCCTACGTCGACATGGGGAACAAGCTGACCGCGGGCACGGAATTCGAGAACGCGGATCCCGAGGCGGTCCTGAAGAAGATTGTGGGGGATGCTTCCAAGGCCGGGATGTTCAACAACGTGGCTCAGGCCTGGAACCATGCGTTCTACTGGAAGTGCATGAAACCGAATGGAGGCGGCGCGCCGACCGGTGCCGTCGCGCAGAAAATCAACGCCGATTTCGGCAGCTTCGAAAAATTCGCGGAAGAATTCAAGAACGCGGGAATGACCCAATTCGGCAGCGGCTGGGCGTGGCTGGTCCTCAAGAACGGCAAGCTCGAAGTGACCAAGACCCCCAACGCCGATACTCCCGTTGCTCATGGGGTCAAGCCACTGCTGGTGGTCGATGTCTGGGAGCATGCCTATTATCTGGACTACCAGAACCTGAGGGCGAACTACCTGGCCACCTTCGTTGAGAAACTGATCAACTGGGATTTCGTCAATTCCAACCTCGGCTGA